In a single window of the Anabas testudineus chromosome 17, fAnaTes1.2, whole genome shotgun sequence genome:
- the LOC113172282 gene encoding transmembrane protein 275: MVITDRNTGTPVPKKEPQKKKRRTSRPHGLPSPALCCACGLCIMLAGLNITLVGAFAFSTLVPSANPPIIIGPILLLVAFSFFGACCVCSRLPPAHSSHGSKVGGRGTGLMGHGGLGGGAAFEIETSEHTLQDTTAVQLSPTSSPGSSQASSPEKEAPDTSLPGPNKLFTMENNGPSCVSAIAVFSASTAPGGEVRLNLPREEVVT; this comes from the coding sequence ATGGTCATCACGGACAGAAACACTGGCACCCCTGTACCTAAAAAAGAGccccagaagaagaagaggaggacgtCTCGCCCTCATGGCCTGCCATCTCCGGCACTCTGCTGTGCCTGTGGCTTATGCATCATGCTGGCTGGACTCAACATCACTCTGGTGGGAGCGTTTGCTTTCAGCACACTGGTGCCTTCTGCCAACCCCCCAATCATCATCGGCCCTATCCTACTGTTAGTGgccttttccttttttgggGCCTGTTGTGTGTGCAGCCGCCTCCCCCCTGCCCACAGCTCACACGGGTCTAAGGTGGGTGGCAGGGGCACAGGGTTAATGGGACACGGCGGGCTAGGTGGCGGGGCGGCGTTCGAAATAGAGACCAGTGAACACACACTGCAAGATACTACAGCAGTGCAGCTCAGCCCCACATCCTCCCCTGGATCATCCCAGGCGTCCAGCCCAGAAAAGGAGGCTCCTGATACATCCCTACCAGGACCCAACAAGCTCTTCACGATGGAGAACAATGGACCTTCCTGTGTCTCTGCCATCGCAGTCTTCTCAGCCTCCACAGCACCGGGAGGGGAGGTGAGGCTCAACCTGCCACGTGAAGAAGTGGTCACCTAG